In one Methanobrevibacter arboriphilus genomic region, the following are encoded:
- a CDS encoding AAA family ATPase: MMKIGLVYVKGALPGFEDFGNLPTDIVKSNGLIKDSNALKASEELDAIIIPGGSLLESNSVSTDLANEITKMAYDEKPVIGICSGFQLLANETDVGRRSPCPIIKKGLGLLDVNFSPLISNDRINAVVSDNNNSFFTKNITPSDFITGFHCHTYGKIEIIDENYDNGSKDENTIKNNFGAKPLHYSKIKRMNYGDTDSSILSGVSNDNGNVIGTMIHGILDENPVIVDNILDYIGANYIELDNIFKVNEELKKFIKSELAIDTGINTKNINRCNEFRKIIISSINNKITNFKETNSKDINFYNLDSFNKEIPPTLMIGSTGSDSGKTFIVSGITGALTKKGLNVAVLKVGPDVRDIEPSLYLTKNKMEDYSSIKIGHIGWMDIEETLKRLKNSNYDFVIIEGVMSVFTGILNEKIPYSGAEIAVSSNIPILMVSGVNKGGIESAAVDLVSHTNKLKELGINVNGILLNKVYDENIFNNVSKFIATETGLSKEDILYLPKIKMDARSTTPEVEIKLEEFSKYALKTVESYLDLEKIVKMADIPGFKGYLSFDDIKKFF, encoded by the coding sequence ATTATGAAAATTGGATTAGTTTATGTTAAAGGAGCTCTTCCAGGATTTGAAGACTTTGGAAACTTACCAACAGATATCGTTAAATCAAATGGGCTGATTAAGGATTCTAATGCTTTGAAAGCTAGTGAAGAGCTTGATGCAATTATAATTCCTGGAGGATCTCTTCTTGAGTCTAATTCTGTTTCAACTGATTTAGCTAATGAAATTACTAAAATGGCTTATGATGAAAAACCAGTTATTGGAATATGTTCTGGTTTCCAATTATTAGCTAATGAAACTGATGTTGGACGAAGATCTCCATGTCCAATTATTAAAAAAGGTTTAGGCTTACTTGATGTTAATTTTTCTCCTTTAATTAGTAATGATCGTATTAATGCTGTTGTATCTGATAATAATAACTCTTTTTTTACAAAAAATATTACTCCTTCTGATTTTATAACTGGTTTTCATTGTCATACTTATGGTAAAATTGAAATTATTGATGAAAATTATGATAATGGCTCTAAAGATGAAAATACTATTAAAAACAATTTTGGAGCTAAACCATTACACTATTCTAAAATTAAACGAATGAACTATGGGGATACAGATTCTTCTATTCTTTCAGGTGTTTCTAATGATAATGGAAATGTTATAGGTACGATGATTCATGGAATACTTGATGAAAACCCTGTAATTGTTGATAATATTCTTGATTATATTGGTGCTAATTATATTGAGCTCGATAATATATTTAAAGTTAATGAAGAACTTAAAAAATTCATAAAAAGTGAATTAGCTATTGATACTGGAATAAATACTAAAAATATAAATAGATGTAATGAATTTAGAAAAATTATTATTTCTTCTATTAATAATAAAATAACTAATTTTAAAGAAACTAATTCTAAAGATATTAATTTTTACAACCTTGATTCTTTTAATAAAGAAATTCCTCCAACTCTTATGATTGGAAGTACTGGTTCTGATTCTGGAAAAACATTTATTGTAAGTGGTATTACAGGAGCTTTAACAAAAAAAGGGTTAAATGTAGCTGTTTTAAAAGTTGGACCAGATGTGAGAGACATAGAACCTTCTCTTTATTTAACAAAAAATAAGATGGAGGATTATTCCTCAATTAAAATTGGTCATATTGGATGGATGGATATTGAAGAAACTTTAAAACGATTAAAAAATTCCAATTATGATTTTGTAATTATTGAAGGGGTAATGAGTGTATTTACTGGTATATTAAATGAAAAAATCCCTTATTCTGGTGCTGAAATAGCTGTATCATCAAATATTCCTATTTTAATGGTTTCTGGAGTTAATAAAGGTGGAATAGAATCAGCAGCTGTTGATTTAGTTTCACACACAAATAAATTAAAAGAACTAGGGATTAATGTTAATGGGATCCTATTAAACAAGGTTTATGATGAAAATATATTTAACAATGTTTCTAAGTTTATAGCTACTGAAACTGGTCTTTCAAAAGAGGATATACTTTATCTTCCTAAGATAAAAATGGATGCTAGAAGTACAACCCCAGAAGTAGAAATAAAATTAGAAGAATTTTCAAAATATGCTTTAAAAACAGTTGAATCATATCTTGATTTAGAAAAAATAGTCAAAATGGCAGATATTCCTGGATTTAAAGGATATTTATCTTTTGATGATATAAAAAAGTTTTTTTAA
- the gatA gene encoding Asp-tRNA(Asn)/Glu-tRNA(Gln) amidotransferase subunit GatA — MNTFEKSQKIKNNDLKATENLENFIATIEKNNPSINAFLEVNKESALSQAKKIDEKIKNGLKVGSLAGLVFGIKANINVEDRIISAASKTLENYYGSYDATVIKKIKEQDGIIIGMCNMDEFAAGSSTESSYFGATENPAAPGHIPGGSSGGSAAAIASEMCDITLGSDTGGSIRNPASHCGVIGFKPTYGAVSRQGLLDLSMSLDQIGPLSDNVSGISMALDTIVGYDETECTSLNQKFSSFTDIATQDREKLQEDVKDMKVLCINQFKDVTDEHINKIIDESVDKIGDMGAEVVESSFDYIDLCLPTYYLINYVEFFSSTRKYDGRKYGHKIEDVCGEEVLRRIEMGSYISQQEFSGKYYKKALQARSLIRNEINKILSDVDLILGPTVPKLPHKIGEKLEPMEMYAYDVLTVIANLAGIPAGSMKAGEYNGIPVGLQLQAKPNDDDKIIKTMAALESL, encoded by the coding sequence ATGAATACATTTGAAAAATCACAAAAAATTAAAAACAATGATTTAAAAGCTACTGAAAACTTGGAAAATTTTATAGCAACAATCGAAAAAAACAATCCTTCTATTAATGCGTTTTTAGAGGTAAATAAGGAATCTGCATTATCTCAAGCTAAAAAAATTGATGAAAAAATTAAAAATGGATTGAAAGTTGGATCTTTAGCTGGATTAGTGTTTGGAATAAAGGCTAATATAAATGTAGAGGATAGAATAATCTCTGCAGCTTCTAAAACATTGGAAAATTACTATGGGAGTTATGATGCTACAGTTATAAAGAAAATAAAAGAACAAGATGGGATAATTATTGGAATGTGTAACATGGATGAGTTTGCAGCTGGTAGTTCTACTGAAAGTTCATATTTTGGAGCTACTGAAAATCCTGCTGCTCCTGGTCATATACCTGGTGGTTCAAGTGGTGGTAGTGCTGCAGCTATTGCTTCTGAAATGTGTGATATTACACTGGGTTCTGATACTGGTGGTTCTATAAGAAATCCTGCATCTCATTGTGGTGTTATTGGATTTAAACCTACTTATGGTGCAGTTTCAAGACAAGGTCTTCTTGATTTATCAATGAGTCTTGATCAAATTGGTCCTCTTTCAGATAATGTGTCTGGAATTTCTATGGCCCTTGATACGATTGTGGGTTATGATGAAACAGAATGTACTAGTTTAAATCAAAAATTCTCTTCTTTTACTGATATAGCTACTCAAGATCGTGAAAAATTACAGGAAGATGTAAAAGACATGAAGGTCTTATGCATCAATCAATTCAAAGATGTAACTGATGAACATATAAATAAAATAATTGATGAATCAGTTGATAAAATTGGGGACATGGGTGCTGAAGTAGTTGAATCTAGCTTCGATTATATTGATTTGTGCTTACCTACATATTACCTTATAAATTATGTTGAGTTTTTCTCAAGTACAAGAAAGTATGATGGAAGAAAGTATGGTCATAAGATTGAGGATGTTTGTGGTGAAGAAGTACTTAGAAGAATAGAGATGGGCTCATACATATCACAACAAGAATTCAGTGGAAAATATTATAAAAAAGCTTTACAAGCAAGATCACTTATTAGAAATGAAATTAACAAGATATTATCTGATGTTGATCTTATATTAGGTCCAACTGTTCCTAAACTTCCTCATAAAATTGGAGAAAAACTTGAACCAATGGAAATGTATGCTTATGATGTTTTAACAGTTATAGCTAATTTAGCAGGTATTCCTGCTGGAAGTATGAAAGCTGGAGAATATAATGGAATTCCAGTTGGATTGCAGCTTCAAGCTAAGCCAAATGATGATGATAAAATCATTAAAACTATGGCTGCATTAGAATCATTATAA